The Thermodesulfatator atlanticus DSM 21156 genome contains a region encoding:
- a CDS encoding nicotinate phosphoribosyltransferase — protein MSVKTSPLFTDLYELTMAAVYFEREMFAPATFSFFVRSYPSNWRFFIFLGLQEVLDFLENFSFSEEDLAYLKSLKLFSADFLDFLRELRFSGDVWAMPEGAVFFAEEPVLEITAPLPEAQLIETFVINALCFQSLIASKAVRNVLAASGRGVVDFSARRTHGLEAALKVARASYAVGFSATSNTLAGQLYGIPVTGTMAHSYVESFETEIKAFSAFADVFPENTILLLDTYDTLAAAKKAVVVAKALEEKGKKLKGVRLDSGDLAYLAKKVRQILDDAGLTYVKIFVSGGLDEYEIKKLLAEGAPIDAFGVGTKVGVSADAPFLDAAYKLVAYDNRPVTKLSHGKKTLAGPKQVFRLEKNGKFFKDVICLREENYPEGYPLLEKAMEKGKRLIAPPGLCVLRKAIQQNLEKIPAPFNEVVPPKDSFYPVEYSQLLLSVQKKTEEEIRLKEVKSAL, from the coding sequence ATGAGCGTAAAAACTTCCCCGTTGTTCACAGACCTTTATGAACTCACCATGGCCGCGGTTTACTTTGAGCGCGAAATGTTTGCGCCGGCAACTTTTTCTTTTTTCGTGCGCAGTTACCCTTCAAACTGGCGCTTTTTTATTTTTTTGGGCTTACAGGAAGTACTTGATTTTTTAGAAAATTTTTCTTTTTCCGAAGAAGATCTGGCTTATCTAAAATCCTTAAAGCTTTTTTCCGCTGATTTTTTAGATTTTCTTCGAGAGTTAAGGTTTTCCGGCGATGTTTGGGCCATGCCTGAGGGTGCGGTTTTTTTTGCTGAAGAACCGGTTTTAGAGATCACCGCACCTCTTCCTGAAGCCCAGCTTATCGAGACTTTTGTCATCAATGCGTTGTGTTTCCAGTCGCTAATTGCCAGCAAAGCAGTAAGAAACGTATTGGCAGCTTCTGGGCGCGGGGTGGTTGATTTTTCTGCCAGACGCACCCATGGCCTTGAAGCAGCGTTAAAAGTCGCCCGGGCCTCGTATGCTGTTGGTTTTTCAGCCACGAGCAATACCCTTGCCGGACAACTATACGGCATTCCTGTGACCGGGACCATGGCTCATTCCTATGTCGAAAGCTTTGAAACTGAGATCAAAGCCTTTTCTGCCTTTGCCGATGTCTTCCCAGAAAATACCATTCTTTTGCTTGATACCTACGATACACTCGCGGCTGCCAAAAAAGCAGTGGTTGTGGCCAAGGCGCTTGAGGAGAAAGGCAAAAAGTTGAAAGGGGTGCGCCTTGACAGTGGAGATTTGGCTTACCTTGCCAAAAAAGTGCGGCAAATTTTAGATGACGCCGGACTTACCTACGTGAAGATTTTTGTAAGTGGCGGTCTTGATGAGTATGAAATCAAAAAACTTTTGGCTGAAGGTGCCCCTATAGATGCCTTTGGCGTGGGGACCAAAGTGGGAGTTTCTGCTGATGCCCCTTTTCTTGATGCCGCTTACAAGCTTGTGGCGTACGATAACCGCCCTGTAACAAAGCTCTCTCACGGGAAAAAGACCTTGGCAGGGCCCAAGCAGGTATTTCGCCTTGAAAAAAATGGTAAATTTTTTAAAGACGTAATTTGCCTGCGTGAGGAAAATTATCCTGAAGGTTATCCGTTGCTCGAAAAAGCGATGGAGAAAGGTAAAAGGTTAATAGCTCCGCCAGGACTTTGTGTCCTTCGGAAGGCTATTCAGCAAAACCTAGAAAAGATTCCGGCCCCTTTTAATGAAGTTGTCCCTCCAAAAGATAGCTTTTATCCGGTTGAGTATTCTCAGTTATTGCTTTCCGTGCAAAAAAAGACAGAAGAAGAAATCCGCCTAAAAGAAGTAAAAAGTGCCTTATAA
- a CDS encoding cysteine hydrolase family protein, translated as MKALLVIDMINDFLAPEGALFCGEAVRAIIPPLKEKLARFRKENLPVIYLCDQHSPNDEEFSAFPVHAVAGSWGAEIIPELLPLEHEVIVPKTRFSGFFRTRLEEVLREKGVDTVCLTGVCTSICVMDTAADAFFRNFKIIVYKDCVGDFDEEMHRFALKRMERIYKAEIL; from the coding sequence ATGAAGGCCTTGCTTGTCATCGACATGATAAATGATTTTTTGGCGCCTGAAGGAGCGCTTTTCTGTGGGGAAGCAGTGCGTGCGATTATCCCGCCACTAAAAGAAAAGCTTGCACGATTCAGAAAAGAAAATCTACCCGTTATTTATCTTTGCGATCAGCATAGCCCGAATGATGAAGAGTTTTCCGCCTTCCCTGTGCATGCTGTGGCTGGTTCCTGGGGTGCTGAGATAATTCCAGAGCTTTTGCCCCTTGAGCACGAAGTGATTGTTCCCAAGACGCGTTTTAGCGGGTTTTTCCGTACCCGGCTCGAAGAAGTTCTTAGGGAAAAGGGCGTTGATACTGTTTGTCTTACAGGGGTATGCACCAGTATTTGTGTGATGGATACCGCAGCAGATGCCTTTTTTCGAAATTTCAAAATAATTGTTTATAAAGACTGCGTTGGCGATTTCGATGAGGAGATGCATCGCTTTGCCCTAAAACGCATGGAACGGATCTACAAAGCAGAAATCCTATGA
- a CDS encoding HDOD domain-containing protein, producing the protein MLYPYLILATIVLLLAGLLFLRRQAAPVEVIELETKKSSKKKDPLPPEVRANKIYYRSILHKKKSRKIYSLAKHRVKTTRELNTAQKDFLYQELKRFPLPSGAAMQLAEMLRDPYVDSRKVAALASTDPIISGRLLALVNSAYFRPTSGKKIHSIHRAILYLGFNQVRNLLFQLMLEQAVSKHSPLSQEEIRKIWLHSAAVSVAAGEIAKKFEDHPGLVLTAGLMHDVGKFFLPYFENSEELGGFSLNDAEEEPPPLILEEQKTGFNHAVIGAVLCYIWQIPEEISQTVSLHHFGDFARLKKLHPKMQHVITTVAAADYICHLLGYGEEEPYLYEIPKEALEACGFPSYPEFLITPALEKEVERMVKLLEEYTTA; encoded by the coding sequence ATGCTTTATCCATATTTAATACTAGCTACAATAGTGCTTTTACTAGCCGGCCTATTATTTTTAAGGCGGCAAGCTGCTCCTGTTGAAGTAATAGAACTTGAAACCAAAAAAAGTAGCAAGAAAAAAGACCCGCTGCCCCCAGAGGTACGCGCCAATAAAATCTACTACCGAAGCATTCTCCACAAAAAAAAGAGCCGTAAAATTTACTCTTTGGCCAAACATAGGGTAAAAACTACGCGCGAACTGAATACTGCCCAAAAAGACTTTCTTTACCAGGAGCTTAAGCGTTTTCCTTTACCCTCTGGAGCTGCTATGCAGCTTGCTGAAATGCTTCGCGATCCCTATGTTGATTCTCGCAAAGTGGCAGCTCTTGCCTCAACAGATCCGATAATCTCAGGAAGACTGCTGGCCCTGGTGAACTCAGCTTATTTTCGCCCCACCTCTGGCAAAAAAATACACTCTATTCACCGGGCTATTCTTTATTTAGGATTCAATCAAGTGCGTAATCTGCTTTTTCAACTGATGCTTGAACAAGCTGTTAGCAAACACTCTCCTCTCTCCCAAGAAGAAATACGGAAGATTTGGCTTCATTCCGCGGCCGTTTCTGTAGCAGCGGGAGAGATCGCCAAAAAATTTGAAGACCATCCTGGGTTAGTGCTCACGGCTGGCCTTATGCATGATGTTGGCAAATTTTTCCTGCCTTACTTTGAAAACAGCGAAGAACTGGGAGGCTTCTCCCTTAATGATGCCGAAGAAGAACCCCCGCCCCTGATTTTGGAGGAACAAAAAACCGGATTTAATCACGCGGTGATTGGGGCGGTGCTTTGTTACATCTGGCAGATCCCTGAAGAGATTTCGCAAACGGTTTCTTTGCATCATTTTGGCGATTTTGCCAGGCTTAAAAAGCTGCATCCCAAAATGCAGCATGTTATAACAACCGTGGCAGCAGCAGACTATATCTGCCATCTTCTAGGATACGGCGAAGAAGAGCCCTATCTTTACGAAATCCCCAAAGAAGCCCTGGAGGCCTGTGGCTTTCCCAGTTATCCGGAGTTTTTAATCACCCCAGCCCTTGAAAAAGAAGTAGAACGCATGGTGAAGCTTCTTGAGGAATACACTACGGCGTAG
- a CDS encoding N-acetylmuramoyl-L-alanine amidase, translating into MSLFVKNLTARLLFLTFIWWSFLSFASGQEAVAASRAEKAYQHAEATLKKFARSKKIKYRRYWLEIISKFKSIYLRYPESAVAPKALYRTGRLYEELYGYSGKRKDLIQAVRYYRLLWERYPESPQAKLALKRAVVIYEKKFKDPVTALALKKELKKLASVSRETKRKASAQKVQKPAKQETPAKNESTKVLAFKLGGTVKQVRYWSGKDYSRVVVDLTRNVKYKPHVLKAHAGKPPRLYVDIRPAKISPYVKPAIPIQDGLLKQVRLGQYRRDTVRVVLDLASLTDYRVFFLNSPPRLVIDLVGHPAKKKGCPPPPKIINGDISLAQQLGLCINRIVIDPGHGGKDPGCRRGRLKEKHIVLEVSKRLAAKLKKRLGCEVVLTRNRDVFIPLEQRTAIANMKGADLFISVHVNSSPNRRAYGLETYYLNFASDEEAMRVAALENAASTHSMSELQDLLKGILLNTKLEESQRLAEAVQKNLVSCVKKRYRYVKDRGVRTAPFIVLIGTRMPAVLVEIGFVSNKMEYRRLQSPKYLDLVADGIARGIEEYVRQMKIAATP; encoded by the coding sequence ATGAGTCTTTTCGTCAAAAATTTGACAGCAAGGCTCCTTTTTTTGACCTTTATCTGGTGGAGTTTTTTATCCTTCGCCAGCGGGCAAGAAGCTGTAGCCGCTTCCCGGGCAGAGAAGGCCTACCAGCATGCTGAAGCCACGTTAAAAAAGTTTGCCAGGTCAAAAAAAATCAAATATCGCCGCTACTGGCTGGAGATTATTAGCAAGTTTAAAAGTATTTATTTACGTTACCCTGAAAGCGCGGTTGCTCCCAAGGCCCTTTATCGTACCGGGCGTCTTTACGAAGAACTATACGGTTATTCAGGAAAACGAAAAGACTTGATTCAGGCGGTAAGGTATTACCGTTTGTTATGGGAAAGATACCCTGAAAGCCCCCAGGCGAAACTAGCCCTTAAGAGAGCGGTAGTCATTTATGAGAAAAAATTTAAAGATCCAGTCACAGCCCTAGCACTTAAAAAGGAGCTTAAAAAGCTTGCCAGTGTTTCACGTGAAACAAAAAGAAAAGCTTCGGCGCAAAAGGTCCAAAAACCTGCAAAGCAAGAGACACCTGCGAAAAACGAAAGCACAAAAGTTTTGGCTTTTAAACTAGGTGGCACGGTAAAGCAGGTACGCTACTGGTCTGGCAAAGACTACAGCCGCGTGGTGGTGGATCTTACCCGAAACGTAAAATATAAGCCCCATGTTTTAAAGGCTCATGCAGGTAAGCCGCCTCGTCTTTACGTAGATATTCGTCCGGCAAAAATCTCCCCTTATGTAAAGCCAGCGATCCCTATTCAGGATGGCCTTTTAAAACAGGTTCGCCTGGGCCAATATCGCAGAGACACCGTGCGGGTGGTTTTGGATTTGGCAAGTCTCACGGACTATCGAGTTTTTTTTCTTAATTCGCCCCCGCGCCTGGTTATTGATCTTGTCGGACATCCCGCCAAAAAGAAGGGTTGTCCGCCGCCTCCTAAAATAATAAACGGTGATATTTCGCTTGCGCAGCAGTTAGGGCTCTGTATTAACCGCATAGTGATTGACCCTGGCCATGGTGGTAAAGACCCTGGTTGCCGCAGGGGGCGCCTTAAGGAAAAACACATTGTGCTTGAAGTTAGCAAAAGACTTGCTGCTAAACTAAAAAAGCGCCTGGGTTGTGAAGTTGTTCTTACGCGCAACCGGGACGTTTTCATCCCCCTTGAACAACGTACTGCTATTGCCAATATGAAAGGCGCTGACCTTTTCATTTCGGTACATGTAAATAGTTCTCCCAATCGCCGTGCTTACGGCCTAGAGACTTACTATCTCAATTTTGCAAGCGACGAAGAAGCCATGCGCGTAGCCGCGCTTGAAAATGCGGCCTCTACCCATTCCATGAGTGAACTCCAGGATCTTTTGAAGGGTATTTTACTAAACACCAAGCTTGAGGAGTCCCAGCGCCTGGCAGAGGCGGTTCAAAAAAATCTCGTTTCGTGCGTGAAAAAACGTTACCGCTATGTGAAAGACCGAGGCGTGCGCACGGCACCTTTTATCGTTTTGATAGGCACACGCATGCCCGCTGTGCTGGTGGAAATAGGCTTTGTCAGCAACAAAATGGAATATCGGCGCCTCCAAAGCCCGAAATATTTAGACCTCGTGGCAGATGGCATAGCCAGAGGCATTGAAGAGTACGTACGCCAAATGAAAATAGCTGCTACGCCGTAG
- the mutS gene encoding DNA mismatch repair protein MutS produces the protein MAKLTPMFRQYLEIKERYPDAILFFRLGDFYEMFFDDAVLASRILDITLTSRDKGTKEKVPMCGVPAANATPYINRLVEAGYKVAICEQVEDPKQAKGLVRREVVRVITPGLNLCGDFCAAKEHLFLLCVFPGKKYGLSYLDLTTGDFRATELFEEELLNEIARLEPKEILLPEELKDSQLVLRIKEILPQVFFSFRNFLRAARQAEEFLKESFNVADLAGFGLSGAPFAIQASAALLDYVFETQKEKASHLTPPRFYYLSSFLVLDESTKRNLEILRNNLDGSIKGSLLAVLDKTETSMGGRLLKEWLVYPLRDIEAIEARLQAVAYFVEDHGLRKELRELVARVSDVERLVSRAAMGLANPRDLVALKESLKVLPKVKELIPQKVSPLLDEIYANLAIPQAFVSKIEKNLIDDPPVNFREGGFIREGVHQELDELRGLKTDGLSYLAQLEARERARTGIPNLKIGYNRIFGYYIEVSKSHLSKVPEEYIRKQTLVGAERFITPELKEFEAKVLSADERIKEIELELFLALRQEVADQAQVIKNIARALATLDVLLSLAEVSVENQYVRPKLVPEPVIEIKEGRHPVVEKALPSGTFVPNSVRLDLEENTVLIITGPNMAGKSTILRQTALITLLAHIGSFVPAEEACIGLCDRIFSRIGASDQLSRGRSTFMVEMAECANILHQATSRSLVILDEIGRGTSTFDGLAIAWAVAEFLQKKQVMTLFATHYHELTELAAEYPGIKNFNVAVKDFEDQIVFLYRLLPGPASESYGIQVAALAGLPKEVVERAKEILATLEKGSAPRIRHTKKQQKSLFAMDDILKHQLLALNPDKLTPLEALQKLYELRALAEKS, from the coding sequence ATGGCCAAGCTGACCCCCATGTTTCGTCAATATCTCGAGATCAAAGAGCGCTACCCTGATGCTATTTTGTTTTTTCGCCTTGGGGATTTTTACGAGATGTTCTTTGACGATGCGGTGCTTGCCTCTCGCATCCTTGACATCACCCTTACCTCGCGCGACAAGGGTACCAAAGAAAAAGTCCCCATGTGTGGGGTGCCAGCGGCCAACGCCACCCCTTATATCAACCGCTTAGTGGAGGCCGGCTACAAAGTCGCTATATGTGAACAAGTGGAAGATCCAAAACAGGCCAAGGGGCTTGTGCGCCGCGAAGTCGTGCGTGTGATAACCCCAGGCCTTAATCTTTGCGGCGATTTCTGTGCAGCAAAAGAACATCTCTTCTTACTTTGTGTCTTTCCCGGTAAGAAATACGGTCTTTCTTACCTTGATTTAACCACCGGAGATTTTCGTGCCACCGAGCTCTTTGAAGAAGAACTTTTAAACGAAATCGCACGCCTTGAGCCCAAAGAGATCCTGCTACCCGAGGAACTAAAAGACTCTCAGTTAGTCTTGCGGATAAAAGAGATTTTGCCCCAGGTTTTTTTTAGTTTTCGCAATTTTTTGAGAGCAGCACGTCAGGCAGAAGAATTTTTGAAGGAATCTTTTAACGTGGCAGACCTTGCGGGATTCGGGCTCTCAGGAGCACCTTTTGCCATTCAGGCTTCAGCGGCACTTCTTGATTATGTTTTTGAAACCCAAAAAGAAAAGGCTTCGCACTTAACCCCCCCAAGGTTTTACTATCTTTCGTCTTTTCTGGTGCTTGACGAAAGCACCAAACGCAATCTTGAAATCCTGCGCAACAATCTTGATGGAAGTATAAAGGGAAGCCTTCTTGCAGTGCTTGATAAGACAGAGACCTCCATGGGGGGAAGACTCCTTAAGGAATGGCTTGTTTACCCCCTTCGCGATATAGAGGCCATTGAGGCCAGACTTCAGGCGGTGGCCTATTTTGTGGAAGATCACGGTCTGCGTAAAGAGTTGCGGGAGCTTGTGGCCAGGGTCTCAGACGTAGAACGCCTGGTTAGCCGGGCTGCCATGGGGCTTGCCAATCCCCGTGATCTGGTAGCGTTAAAAGAATCTCTCAAAGTTCTTCCCAAAGTTAAGGAATTAATTCCCCAAAAAGTATCTCCTTTGCTTGATGAGATATATGCTAATCTGGCTATTCCACAAGCGTTCGTTTCAAAAATTGAAAAAAACCTTATAGACGATCCCCCGGTTAATTTCCGTGAGGGCGGTTTTATTCGAGAGGGAGTCCATCAGGAACTAGATGAACTAAGAGGCTTAAAGACCGATGGCCTGAGTTATCTGGCCCAGCTTGAGGCCCGTGAGCGTGCCCGCACAGGGATCCCCAATCTCAAAATCGGATACAACCGCATCTTTGGCTATTACATCGAGGTTTCTAAAAGCCACCTAAGCAAAGTGCCAGAAGAGTACATTCGCAAACAAACGCTTGTTGGCGCAGAGCGCTTTATTACCCCTGAGTTAAAAGAATTCGAAGCTAAGGTGCTTTCCGCAGACGAGCGCATTAAGGAAATAGAGCTTGAGCTTTTCTTGGCCCTGCGCCAGGAAGTGGCTGACCAGGCACAAGTGATTAAGAACATTGCAAGGGCACTTGCCACTTTAGACGTGCTACTTTCCTTGGCAGAGGTTTCTGTGGAAAACCAATACGTGCGCCCCAAGCTTGTGCCAGAGCCTGTTATTGAAATCAAAGAAGGTCGCCATCCTGTGGTAGAAAAGGCCCTTCCTTCAGGGACTTTTGTCCCAAACAGTGTAAGGCTTGACCTTGAAGAAAACACCGTTCTCATCATTACCGGGCCAAACATGGCAGGAAAATCGACGATCCTGCGCCAGACGGCCTTGATCACCCTTCTGGCGCACATTGGTTCTTTTGTGCCTGCGGAAGAGGCCTGTATCGGGCTTTGTGATCGCATTTTTTCCCGTATCGGGGCTTCAGACCAACTCTCTCGTGGCCGCAGCACTTTTATGGTGGAAATGGCTGAGTGTGCTAATATCTTGCATCAGGCCACTTCCCGAAGCCTGGTGATCCTTGATGAAATTGGCCGTGGCACCAGCACCTTCGACGGCCTGGCAATTGCCTGGGCCGTGGCAGAATTTTTGCAAAAGAAGCAGGTGATGACGCTTTTTGCCACTCATTATCACGAATTGACAGAGCTTGCGGCTGAGTATCCAGGGATAAAAAACTTCAACGTGGCGGTAAAAGACTTTGAAGACCAAATAGTTTTTTTGTATCGCTTGCTTCCTGGTCCTGCCAGCGAGTCTTATGGGATCCAAGTGGCTGCCCTGGCAGGGCTTCCCAAAGAAGTAGTGGAAAGGGCCAAGGAGATTTTAGCCACCCTTGAGAAAGGCTCTGCCCCGAGGATTAGGCATACTAAAAAGCAACAAAAAAGCCTGTTTGCTATGGATGACATCTTAAAGCATCAGCTCCTTGCTTTAAATCCTGATAAGCTAACTCCTCTTGAGGCCCTGCAAAAACTTTACGAGCTACGCGCCCTGGCGGAGAAGTCCTGA
- a CDS encoding ATP-binding protein, whose protein sequence is MKIDKAVVNFQAMYKKRFLAERIKKALRYFPVVAVVGARQTGKSTLVQHEFPERKYFSLDSPEIRQVVETEPYGFLSAQKGPWTLDEVQKVPAVFETLKVMVDKDREPGRFLLTGSANFLLLKKVSETLAGRIAIFELSGFMLAEVEEYSPPEFLKNCLVETKLPSLEEPPSKPPLESLIKRGSLPPAVLMGDDELRLLWFENYIATYLERDLRDISQVASLGDFRRLMGLAALRTAQVLNISELARDAGIAPSTARNYLQLLEISYQIRRLPPYFTHLGKRLTKSPKLHFRDTGVALSLSGIMPQVSRLTLHPYYAALVETFLVEEIAKYFLVFEPQVRIYYYRTLAGAEVDLVVEFGERLLPIEIKASSTVSLKKLAGLKQFLKDFEKRAPFGLVLYLGEEIFQPASNILVVPWHYVI, encoded by the coding sequence TTGAAAATTGACAAAGCCGTTGTTAATTTTCAAGCAATGTACAAAAAACGTTTTCTTGCGGAACGCATCAAAAAGGCTCTTCGGTATTTCCCCGTGGTTGCTGTAGTTGGAGCGCGGCAAACGGGAAAGTCCACTCTTGTGCAACACGAGTTTCCTGAACGAAAATATTTTTCGTTGGATTCTCCTGAAATAAGACAAGTGGTTGAAACGGAACCTTATGGATTTCTTTCTGCACAAAAAGGCCCTTGGACTCTTGATGAAGTTCAGAAAGTTCCAGCGGTTTTTGAAACCCTTAAAGTCATGGTTGATAAAGACCGAGAACCTGGACGCTTTTTGCTTACAGGTTCTGCCAATTTCCTTCTTTTGAAGAAGGTTTCCGAAACCCTTGCCGGGAGAATAGCTATTTTTGAATTATCGGGTTTTATGCTTGCTGAGGTTGAAGAATATTCTCCTCCTGAGTTTTTGAAAAATTGTTTGGTAGAGACAAAACTGCCTTCGTTAGAAGAGCCACCATCTAAACCTCCCCTTGAGAGCTTGATTAAAAGAGGAAGTCTTCCTCCGGCAGTTCTCATGGGAGATGATGAATTACGTCTTCTATGGTTCGAAAACTACATAGCTACTTATCTTGAAAGAGATTTACGAGATATATCACAGGTGGCTTCGTTAGGTGATTTTCGCAGACTTATGGGGCTTGCGGCTTTGAGGACTGCCCAGGTCCTTAACATCTCAGAATTGGCAAGGGATGCAGGTATTGCTCCTTCTACAGCCCGAAATTATCTTCAACTCCTTGAAATTTCTTATCAAATAAGGAGGCTTCCTCCTTATTTCACCCATCTTGGTAAAAGATTGACTAAATCTCCAAAGCTTCATTTTAGAGACACAGGCGTTGCTTTAAGCCTTTCGGGGATAATGCCTCAAGTCAGTAGGTTAACACTGCATCCTTACTATGCAGCCCTCGTGGAAACTTTTCTAGTTGAAGAGATTGCAAAGTATTTTTTGGTATTTGAGCCTCAGGTGCGCATTTATTATTATCGAACCCTTGCAGGAGCAGAAGTAGACCTAGTGGTCGAATTCGGTGAAAGGTTACTTCCCATAGAGATTAAGGCTTCGTCAACGGTATCTTTGAAAAAACTCGCTGGATTAAAACAATTTCTCAAAGATTTCGAAAAAAGAGCGCCTTTTGGCCTGGTTTTATACCTGGGAGAAGAAATTTTTCAGCCAGCTTCTAATATTCTGGTAGTTCCCTGGCATTATGTAATCTAA
- a CDS encoding dihydroorotase yields MKLLLKGGRIIDPSQKIDLNGDLLIAEGKIKEIAPEIHAESAKIINCQGLIVCPGLIDMHVHLREPGEEWKETIATGTLSAVAGGFCAVACMPNTKPPNDNAEVTRFILKKAAEANLARVFPVACITKAQKGEELTEFGELKDAGAVALSDDGYPVPDAGLMRLALEYAKNFDLPIISHSEELSLSQGGHVNEGLASAKLGLKGIPREGEAIAIFREVMLAKLTGYPVHIAHVSTRLGVEIIRAAKAQGIPVTAETAPHYFSLTEEATFGYRTNAKVNPPLRTDEDREAICQALADGTIDAIATDHAPHSPLEKVCEFEKAACGLIGLETALPLALRLVREKVFSLSRMIELMSLNPARILKISGGTLKPEAPADVTVFDPEKRWVVTEDALHSKSKNSPFLGWEMQGQALLTIVAGEIKFSRLN; encoded by the coding sequence GTGAAGCTTTTACTCAAAGGCGGAAGAATCATTGACCCTTCCCAAAAAATTGATTTAAACGGCGACCTATTAATAGCAGAAGGAAAAATTAAAGAAATTGCCCCAGAGATTCACGCTGAAAGCGCGAAAATTATAAATTGCCAGGGCCTGATCGTTTGTCCGGGCTTGATAGATATGCACGTTCACCTGCGCGAGCCAGGTGAGGAATGGAAGGAGACCATTGCCACCGGGACTCTTTCCGCAGTGGCAGGGGGTTTTTGTGCGGTGGCTTGCATGCCTAATACCAAACCCCCCAATGATAACGCTGAGGTAACGCGCTTTATCCTGAAAAAAGCGGCTGAAGCAAACCTTGCCAGGGTCTTTCCAGTGGCCTGTATCACCAAGGCCCAAAAGGGTGAAGAACTTACTGAGTTTGGCGAGCTAAAAGACGCAGGAGCTGTAGCTCTTTCTGATGATGGTTATCCCGTGCCCGATGCGGGGCTTATGCGTCTTGCCCTTGAGTATGCCAAAAACTTTGATCTGCCCATAATTTCCCACTCGGAAGAGCTTTCCCTTTCCCAGGGGGGCCATGTAAACGAAGGCCTTGCCTCGGCAAAGCTTGGCTTAAAAGGCATTCCGCGGGAAGGCGAAGCTATAGCCATTTTTCGTGAGGTAATGCTTGCTAAACTTACGGGCTATCCTGTGCACATTGCCCATGTCTCTACCAGACTCGGTGTAGAAATTATCAGGGCCGCAAAGGCCCAAGGCATTCCCGTTACCGCAGAGACTGCGCCGCATTATTTTTCCCTTACTGAAGAAGCCACTTTTGGCTACCGCACTAACGCCAAGGTAAATCCACCCCTTAGGACTGACGAAGACCGAGAGGCCATTTGCCAGGCCTTAGCTGATGGAACTATCGACGCCATTGCCACAGACCATGCGCCCCATAGCCCGCTTGAAAAAGTTTGCGAGTTTGAAAAAGCAGCCTGCGGTCTCATCGGCCTTGAGACTGCCTTGCCCCTTGCGCTCCGCCTGGTACGCGAAAAGGTATTTTCCCTTTCGCGCATGATTGAACTTATGTCCCTAAATCCCGCACGTATTTTAAAAATTTCTGGTGGGACCCTTAAGCCAGAAGCACCAGCTGATGTAACGGTTTTTGATCCAGAAAAACGCTGGGTAGTAACCGAAGACGCCCTTCATTCAAAGAGCAAAAACTCGCCCTTTTTGGGCTGGGAAATGCAGGGTCAGGCCTTGCTTACCATAGTGGCCGGTGAAATAAAATTTTCGCGGCTAAATTAG
- a CDS encoding aspartate carbamoyltransferase catalytic subunit — protein MEFRKKHILDIASLAPEEITFILDTAEALKEVLERPIPKVPTLRGKIVAHLFFEPSTRTRLSFERAAKTLSADIFNFTARMSSVEKGESLLDTVLNIKAMGADLFVIRHPNAGAPHFIAENIKTRVINAGDGFNAHPTQALLDLLTVREKKGDFKGLKVAIIGDIRHSRVAHSDIVAFRKMGAEVFVSGPATMLPPEREALGARVCYQLEEALKDADVVMALRVQKERHGRALFPSVREYARYFGINQERLSLAKEDCLLMHPGPINWGVELSPELENDPRSVILTQVTNGVAVRMALLVLLLGGE, from the coding sequence ATGGAATTTCGTAAAAAACATATCCTTGATATCGCCAGTCTTGCGCCTGAAGAAATTACTTTTATTCTTGATACCGCAGAGGCCCTAAAAGAAGTTCTAGAACGCCCGATTCCCAAGGTTCCAACCCTTCGCGGAAAAATCGTCGCACACCTTTTTTTTGAACCTAGCACCCGCACCCGATTATCCTTTGAGCGCGCGGCTAAGACCCTTTCTGCGGATATTTTTAATTTTACCGCCCGGATGAGCAGCGTTGAAAAAGGAGAGTCCCTTCTTGATACCGTACTAAATATTAAGGCTATGGGGGCCGATCTCTTTGTCATCAGGCATCCCAACGCAGGTGCCCCGCATTTTATTGCCGAAAACATAAAAACACGTGTTATCAATGCCGGTGACGGCTTTAACGCCCATCCAACCCAGGCCCTTTTGGATCTCCTTACCGTGCGGGAAAAAAAGGGCGACTTTAAAGGCCTTAAGGTAGCTATCATAGGCGATATAAGACATAGCCGGGTGGCGCACTCAGATATCGTTGCTTTTCGCAAAATGGGGGCCGAAGTCTTTGTCTCAGGCCCTGCCACCATGCTTCCACCAGAAAGAGAAGCCCTGGGGGCCAGGGTTTGTTACCAATTAGAAGAAGCCCTTAAAGATGCCGATGTAGTCATGGCCCTTAGGGTGCAAAAAGAACGACATGGCCGTGCTTTGTTTCCATCGGTGCGGGAGTATGCCCGCTATTTTGGTATCAACCAGGAAAGACTATCCCTTGCCAAAGAAGACTGTCTTCTTATGCATCCAGGCCCTATTAACTGGGGGGTAGAGCTTAGTCCAGAGCTAGAAAACGACCCACGAAGCGTTATCCTCACGCAGGTTACCAACGGGGTTGCCGTGCGCATGGCCCTTTTAGTGCTTCTTTTAGGGGGTGAATAG